The genomic DNA CTGAAATATactgaaggaaaaaaaagaaagactttcatttataaagcgtttttcataatctcaggacataccaaagcgctttacagccaatgaagtgtagtcactattgtaatgtcggTAACCTGGCACAGCAAGCGTGCACAAAGATTCTCTGATGGAAGATGTGGAGAGGagaaggggcatcctatatccgctgggagggtatggggtgtgtggtCGTTGGACAAGAGGTCCTCCAGGCTTATGCTCaagtggcagtgggaggaagtagtgaacgaggtcaatgccaggagtgtagcaccaagaacatggatgcagtgcaggaagaacttCTATGATTTGACACgactagtcaaggtgagtgaggtcaaatgtcaagtggcgtctcctactgtTGTAACATGAATGAAGGAAAGAATAACAGTGAAGACTGAAAGAgttgaacagccacccaaccaAAGTCAAGTCGAGACCATGTCCTTGCTAACAATTGACTTCCTGTTGCACAGATGCAAATTGGTTATTACTCAAAGCCTGGGGAAAATATACATAAGATTGAACTTGCTGCCTGGTGAACGATGAACGGAGATAAACAGTCCAGGAAACAAAGACCAGTCAAATACAGGGAAGGCACACGTTACTCTAAACAGGATACAACAATCGCGGCAAGATTGAGTTTGATGAGAGAAAACTCATTTctaattgaggtgaacaaagaCAGACCAGTCTTTTTGGGGGAAATGACTATTCCAACCCCAGTTGGTTTCAATTGGTGTTTGTTTGGCAGAAAATGATAACCAGTCTGTGTGTATTAAGATCGGTTCGGTGGGCGTGTCCAAGGTATGAGCAAAGGTGGCATAAACGGATCAGGACTACGCTTTGGCTGATTTGGGGGGTACTGCCAAAAGAGCTCGCGCCTCGGCTTGAGTCTATCCTGCTTATCGCACTGTAACATTGAAATAACGGCAAGACAAGCAACGAATCTGCCGATCATTTCACCCATCTTCAGCTaccgacacgatgggccgaatggcctccttctgtgccgtaactttctatgattctatgaactgtaccTTTCGCCTCATACACCGTTccacgcactacaacccccatcacccaaaTACCAACACATTCTTTCAAGCTGTACTCAACTCGTCcaacttcctctcaccctcacacatttccactgctgcaagccgcacaaccccaactcacaggtcacacacacttacCAGCTATTCAATCAAaacagccacatcatccaaacactTTGCAGgaaactcactgacacacttccctctatcttgcaggagaaggtggcacaattcgacaggcagcaagaaagagctggaggagaacAAGACCTGCAAGTTCTGACACCCTTGGATGGGCCGTCGCTGCGGCCATTGCCACTGGCGATGCTGAAGGTCTGCACTGGACGTCAAAATGCTGCTTTAGAATTCCAGACTGCAGCGttccaggctcagactgctgttatcgtggctctgggtatcaCCGTGGAACGGAACTTCCAGGGCGTTACagaactccagcaatctgttctccaacgaggagtgctgaggcgctgtTCCGAGAGAGTGGCAATGTGTCATGGCAGTCGATCCTGCTTTTCTCTCTCCGGGcgatagcattcctgctcccacccctgccactctgccagtgcccttgctgttgcctgtcagccaaccaGGCATTGTTGATGTTACTGTTATCACTTattaataaggtgagcacgcagagccttgGCAGACAGAGACTGTACAACCTGTTGCCTCCttaacctcctcctccccttcctcctcgccctcctcttcctcctctcccggctcttcctctgcctctatcTCAGGATCACGCCAGATAGACAGTGGAGTGCTCCACCAGAATGGACCAggtagcggaagcgttgctttaggataCCTCCGGTGTGCTCGATGACGTTTTGTGTGGGTGCATGGCTCCCTTTTAGGCCTGCTCtgcttgtgtgcgtgtgttcctgaccggagtcatgaccCACCTCGTGAGGGGATGGATCTGATCGCCCAATAGCCAGAAGTTGACTTGCCATGCtgattggactgccgcataaagaaggcgtcatgactgcttcCAGGGTAGCTGGCATTGACCTGAATGATACGTCGCGTTTGGTCGCACACCAAGTCTACAGTGAACGAGTGGAACCACTTTCTGTTCTTGAtgatggccgagttgatatgtggagcacacatggcaatgtgcttgcagtcaatggcaccatgGGGACGCAATGCGAGCAAAGCCTCCtactcgctcattctgcttctcccTGTCGAGAGAGAATGTGATTAACCTTTTACGCAGCTCGTgcagtgcctcagtgacctcccttatgcagcagtgcactgcaaactgtgagatgttgctaacatcgccagcagaggcctgaaatgatccagaGCCGTcgaagttcagcgccacggttaccttgacagccacaggcaatgatgtccttgccctgctctgaggctgcagttgtggctgcagcagctgacaAATCCCTGTCGCGACCTCTTTTCTGAactgcagccatcggatgcaccaACCTCCGCTTATGTTGAGGGATGtttattgttccctgaaggccctcatgagAAAGATCGCTTTTTggaaaccaaaggtattaagggattatgggccaaaggcaggcatatTGAGATAGATCactgatcagccgtgatcttatcaaatggcagaacaggcacgaagggctgaatggcctactcctgttccaatgttccttttcggcctcctgctctgtgccctgcacctcctcctcctcttcactctcctcgcagcttgatctGCTCTGCGTGACCTCTCTGCGTGCTCCAAGTCATCTTCGATGCTCAGCGGGAGCcccagcaggccacccatggctgCCAGGCAACTTGTTCAGcgcactgttgtaaatgacaccaaaaATGTTAAATCTGCCAAAATGCTCTTTATATAATTTTGCAACTCTATccagtataggaagcttcaacaaacaagtacaattgtaccagcagccagaagcattaATCCAGCTTCAATTCTGTCAGACCGCGGGTCTCAAAATTTCTgttattccaaatatttattaaaataacaaACTGGGCTTTGGGCTTTCCTTCTGTGTAATATTTGATTAATATATGTTTTGATGTCATATTCCTTGAGTGTAAAGTTGTTAACCGAAACTGTTTGTTCATTGACTGGCattaatgtcagtctccatggACCCTAATTGTCTCAATGGAATCTTTTCCTGTGCTATAAATAAGTGACTACTTTCAatgtgttatcccatagtgtcagtgggaacATCACCTCCGGCACTAATAGGGATCAATGTCTCTACAGAGGGGCAGAGAATAGATCGGAACCtgggaacaatagattggaatgttaaacAATTGGTCGGAACcttagaacaatagattggaaagtTTCAGTAATGGGTCGGAATcttagaacaatagattggaatgttacagtaATGGGCCGGAATcttagaacaatagattggaatgttacagcaaAGGGTCGGAATTTTAGAACAATAGATTGGGACAGTCCATTCTGGATATTTCAATATCTGTATGTATATTATGGTTCAATGTCATTTGTGGGGCGGACATATTATATGCTTCGGAGTATGCAACTAATAtactatccgctcctcgctgctgTCGGTGTTCCTGGTAAGTATCGAGATCTAACTAATAATTCTATAAACCGTGTTCCACTGCATTACTGTTCTTATCATTCCCTGTGCAATACTCTCTGTTGTTCGAGTTTCCGGTAAGCCTCTATATCCACCGTAAAATTAAAGGGTTAATGTGGGACGGGAAATAGAGTGATAGGGGGAACATGGAGACTAAATATATTTACAGGGATTTTCTAGGTGTGAGGGTTAATTTACaatgggtccctgggagtgagttTTTATGTTCAGGGAGCCCTAGCGTGAGTCTGTTTTTAAGGGGCCCTtgaggtgtgtcagtatttacagtggtgtATCGAGATGCCACTAATATTTGCAGAGAGTCTACGGACGATAGTAAAatgtacaggggatccggagattgGACTAATATATACCGGGGATCCAGggacggtacaaatatttactggggatccagagacggtactaataattacagggggtccagagactgtacaaatattgataggggatccagagactttactaataattacaggggatccagagacggtactattatttacaggggatccggagactgTACTAGTAATTATAGGGGATCCACAGGCTGTACTAGTATTTATGTTGGTTCCAGAGATTTAATTATTGTTTACAGAGGGTCCCAGCTTGATTTgaatttccatttttatttcgcTTCCTTACAGTTAATTTATTGacaattgtgatcctgtctcgtggaaagtgcggtctctccaaatgtgtcagtcgctacctggtgtccatggcagcggcggatctactggtcgttatcatcgatctgatattgaggcagattcccaTTATTTATCGTTCAAAGTTCACTTTTCTAGACCATattcccgtgtgtaatatccacggcgtcctgctttatgcagtcacggactgttctgtgtggttcaccgtcactttcacctttgatcgatttgtggccatttgttgccagaagctgaaaactaattaTTGCACCAAGAAAACGGCAACTGTGGTTttaggaacagtgagtgtgctgagctgtttaaagaacaTTTTCTGGTACTTCATGTTCGAAGGTCAATATCTGCTTTCCAATAGCCCTTGGTTTTGTATTGCAGTAACGGGTGTTTCAACGTCACCGGTATGGGCAGtgatcgaactccttcattatatcctCACCCCGTGCATCCCATTTATTCTGATTGTATTCCTCAATGTTTTaacggtcagacacattttagtggccagcagagcccgcaggagactccggggtcacatCAGTGGGGACAGTCcaagagacccagagatggagagtcgCAGGAAATCCATGATTTTACTGTTCGTTATATCAGGAAACTTTATCGTGTTATGGGTGGTGTTCATGTTTTATTCTATTAATCGACGATTGTTGTATTTGAACTATACGTCTGTAATTCTACATCCAattgtacaagaactgggatttatgctccagctcctgagttgctgcacaaacacctgtatttatgccgtgacccaggctaaattcagagagcagttgaagaacgtggtgaaatatccctttactgtgattgttcaattcattaaatagtGCGAAGATCTGAAGACTGCAGAGTGAGATCTGTGTCATTCCGACAGGCTGTGGTCCTGCAAACACTGGGTATTTATGTAATCGCTGAAACGTTTATAACCTGAAGCTATTGATGGACTCATTTTACAGATCTTGTCAAAGTGTGCATCACATGCAAGGACACGTTGTAAAATAATATGTGGTCACCTATCGCAAGAGATATTTGTCCATATGGGATAAATTAAAAGGTAATTAAGTAAACAGCAACACAAGCTGACGGCGACCAGCGTGTGAATGAGCGGGACGTAGAGGAGATGCCATCACTGTAGGTGTCGATGATCAGTGTGTAAGTGGGGCGGGAGTCAGAGGAGATCCCATgaatg from Heptranchias perlo isolate sHepPer1 unplaced genomic scaffold, sHepPer1.hap1 HAP1_SCAFFOLD_44, whole genome shotgun sequence includes the following:
- the LOC137312899 gene encoding probable G-protein coupled receptor 139, with the translated sequence MQLIYYPLLAAVGVPVNLLTIVILSRGKCGLSKCVSRYLVSMAAADLLVVIIDLILRQIPIIYRSKFTFLDHIPVCNIHGVLLYAVTDCSVWFTVTFTFDRFVAICCQKLKTNYCTKKTATVVLGTVSVLSCLKNIFWYFMFEGQYLLSNSPWFCIAVTGVSTSPVWAVIELLHYILTPCIPFILIVFLNVLTVRHILVASRARRRLRGHISGDSPRDPEMESRRKSMILLFVISGNFIVLWVVFMFYSINRRLLYLNYTSVILHPIVQELGFMLQLLSCCTNTCIYAVTQAKFREQLKNVVKYPFTVIVQFIK